The sequence GCGCGTTTTGATTGCCTTCGTGATAGTTTCCTTGCGTAGAGCTTTCAGAACGCTTCTCGACGAACTCAGAGCGATTTACGGCAATTTCTGTGGTGTATCTTGTCTCACCGTTTTTGTCGGTATAGTGTCCCGTCTGTATCCTCCCCTCTACAAGGAGCCTCTGCCCTTTATAAACGTAGTTGCCAATGGCTTCCGCCGTTTTGCCGAATGCTACGCAGCTGATAAAGTCAGCTTCCTGCTTTTGGTCTTTCTTATACCCACGATTGACGGCCAATGTAAAACGAGCAATGGTCATACCACTTTTGGATACCTTGATGTCCGGGTCACGAGTCAGGCGCCCGAGGATGATCGCTGTATTCATATCGTTTCCCTCCGAATTTTCTAAAATTGCTTTAAATACCGTTTATAGGCGTTTTATTTTTGTCAATGATAAAAATTTCCTTGTACAGATGCTATTAAAACCGTCAGCGGTCAAATTTCGCGCTTCTGGACATGGTTTCATGTTTAAGGTTCACCGCGTAAATAGTCCACGAAGGAATTTCATGTATTCCTCTGCTTTCATCAGATCACTTACCAGTGTTTCTTTCTTCGGATACCGGTACAGATATTTGATGATGTTCCCCATGTAGTAGGCTTCTGCACCAGAAAGCCCGTGTGTCATGATTTCAATCACTTTCTTGCACTCAGTCCCCTTCCAGGTGTAATGATCCGGATGATGGATCTCATCGTTTTTCGGCGGGCTGGGTGGATTTGTATACTCTGCAGTGCGCATGTTCATTGCAATTCCTCCTCAATCAATAATCACTACATTCGCATGGCTGATATGGATAGTTCCCCCGTTGCAGTGTTCCACGGTAGTATCACAGTCTGATTCTTCGCTTAGCCAGGCCAAAATTGCCTCGGTACAAGTGTCTTGAGCATCACAAAGCTCTTCTGATACCAGACAATCACTGCAGGGCATGAAACTCGCTAGAAATTCTGCCAGTTCATGTTGGTCCATCGCTTTTATCGCTTCATAGTTTGTCATAATCCATCCTCCTTATCGGTAAATCTTGCCTGTCCTGATGTTTTTCAATACGATTCGTTCGACGACTTCAAAGCCGGCTTCTTTGAAAACAGCTTTTGCCTGGTGAATAGCCGTTTCCATTCTGGCCGCATCTGCTTCATCCTGTTTTCGTTTCTCTTCCTGCCGGATTGTTTTGTATGCTTCGCCATACGTCGGATCGGCGTATCCTTCTTCGTTTTTAATCATGGCGGCTGTCCCTCAATCGTTGATTTTTCCCCTCGACCTTGATTGCATACGGATAAACCATTTCGTAAATCCGGCTGCCCAGGGCTTCATCTATATCCGTGATATCCTTCACCAGATATTCACTGCTGAACAGCGTTGTTAGGTGATTCAAGTATCTGGCATTAATCAGGTCAAAGACTACTTTCAGCTCTTCCCGGTCGATGTCTACCAGTTTCCCTTTCAGCACCTTGCCAGACAGCTTGAACAGGTCATCGATGTACAGATTCTGGCAGGTCTTCCACTTATGCATCGCCACATCATAATCCGTGCTATAGCTTCTGGATGCTTTGACCAGCTTGGGGATTTCTGCCCGGTAAGAGAAGTAGTAGTGCGGCTCATGAAAATGCTTTGTCAGTTCCTGGCATACCGCAATGCAGATGTGTGTCTTCCCCATTCCTGACTTGCCGAAAAGTCCAAAGCCAATACCTCCAGGCTGATGCTCATTCAGATATTTTACGGCCTGGGCTTTCATTTCCCTGGCAACGGGGCTTCTATTGCCGTCAAAGGAATCCAGTGTGTATCGCTCGTAGTCTTTGGGAGATATGCCAGACTGTTTCAGCCGCCTGGCAACCTGACGCCGTTCCCAGCAATCCGGGCAATGAGCCATGGCTATCGTTCCATTCTCTCGCTCGACGGGTATCCATCCGCTGTTGTCACAGTATGTGCAGATAATGCCATCCTTCGGGGGCTTACTTGGTTCCGGTGGACAAGGTTTTGCATGTTTTGCATTCCTACGAAAATCTCCGATGACGTCCGCAATACTTTTTCTTGCTGCTTCCATGTTTGATCACCTCATTCTGTCAAAAAGGAATGTTGTTTATCTCTTCTGACGGATTCTCACTTCGCTTGACGTACCGCCCATCGTCAGAATTATCTTCCGGCTCATCATAGCCATCCTGCTGCCAGCTCTTCAGTATCCCGGAAATGTATCGGATAGACCGCTTCTTTCGGAGTACAGCCCTGTCAATCGCTTTCAGGCAAAGATCCAGACCGTAATCATCCAGGAGACTTACCAGCCTATCTCCTTCTATGCTGCCGCTAACAGGATGGATTTTTTCTTGATACGTAGTAAAGAGTTTTTTCGCGTCCGCGGTCGGTGCATTTTCTTCTCTACGCTCTTCTATTTCTCTTTCTATTTCTCTTTCTACTTCTATCTGCGTAACGTTACGTAACGCGTTACGTAACGGCTGTGACGCATTATTACGTAACGGCAATGTTGCATCCGTTTCCGATTCTTGCTTTTGCCCTGTAGATAACAACTTTTGTTTCTTTCTAGCCCTATACCGACGCATCCGTTCTGCTGTTTGTTTCTTAGTAATCTCATAGCCATCCAGCGATTGATATTTCTCCCAGTTGGCAATGGTCACTATGGTATCATTGACAATCTCAATCATCCCAAATTTTTCAAAGATATTTAACGCCAGCCGTACCGTTGGCAGATCTTCATCTATAGCCGTCGCCAGCATTTCATCTGAAATAGGCATGTCATTCGTAATAGAGAAACACCCATCAGTGAACTCTTTTCCAGCCAGTGCCAACAATTCAAACCAGATAAGGACGATTCCTCGACCATTCGGCATATGCTTTATGAGTTTGATTTTTGTATCTTCAAAAATATCTGAAGCCACTTTAAACCACTTCATCTGTCCCATACGGTTCACCTTCTTCACTCAGGAAGATATAAGGGCTATCCAGAATAGCCAAGGATTCTTTATCGTTGCCAATTCGGATGACGTTTGCCGTTGATAACGTTTTTATTAATTCATCAAATGTGAACTCTGTGTGCAGCCTCCCATATACTTCTTTCGCTTCTGATACTGTCTTACATTGTCTTGCAAAAAGATGGATGTAAAATACCGAAACTGCTGATCTGTACCGATGATCGTCTATAGCCTTGATCCATTCTTGATCAAAGAAATCATTACGCATGTTTATATATTCCATGTTTGCCGCTCCTTTCTTTCGGGAAGCGAACCGGCAGCAGATAACCACCGCCGGTTGGGTCCCTGGAATATCAGCCGTTATACGGCTTCCTGTTTAAACAAATTGCCTTGTGCTCTTTCACCGTTCAGATATTTCGTTGTTTCATCCAGTAGGAAATGGATGGCTTCCAGTGTCTGTACAGTCAGTTCTGCCGGCCGTTCCGTGGAAAGTTCTGATACAGGCCTATCTGTCTCTTTGAGGGGCGGCGTTATGATTTGTACAGAGTCATTGCACATTGGTACTAAAAGATTGAATCCCAGCTTTACGGCCACGCGGTCTAATTCGTCGTACGACACCATTATTTTTTTCGGGATGATCCGTCCTAGCACGACAGTATCCAGCGACATAATGGCCTGTATATGACTAGCCAGGTACTGGAAAGCATCGTAGAATTCCGGAGCTGCCTTATCCGCAGATTCCATACGGAAGGATTCATACATCCCGTCACGAGATTTGTCGTAATCAATCTTGATAATTCCGTGCTTTCCGAGTTCTACTTTTGTAATGATTATGGGCTTCCGTATCCTTTTTTCTGCTCGAGTTTCATTCTTATCCATAGTGGCCGCCTCCGTTATGCGTTAAAAAGTTCTTCATCCGTCGGTTCATTTGGTGGGATAACTTCCCCGGTTTCCGGGTCTACATTCTGCGGTACAGTGTCGCCGCTTGATACGGCTTCTGCATCAATAGTCAGGGTTTCATCCGGTTCGTCTTCCATATTCTCCGTGATATGAGACTTTACCGTTTCGTCCGTAGCGACAGCCTTTACGAAATCCGTAGCGATGGGTGCATATTTAAGAGCTTGTTTCAATACCGTCTTTTTGGCCATCGCATCAAAATCAGTCTGCCACGGGCCTTTGCGGAAGCTCTTTGACTTCTTCTGGGCGAATTCCAGCACATCGTCCTTGCTCATGACTTCAAAGCCATACCCGCCGGTTTTGGTGTGCCACACAGCATAGTACATAGTGACAGTGCCACGATTGTTCTTTGCCGGAATGTGTTTGAGCTTCGGTTCAAGCCCCAACTCATACTCAAATTCATCATTCTCATGAACCTCATGGGCCTGGATATCTTTAATCTCGCCAGAACGGTAAGCTAAATCAAGAAGGCCCTTGTAGCCTAACTGAAATTGGCAAACATTGCCGTACGGAATCAGGTAGGCCTGCCCGATCGGCGTATTGGGTTCAAGCCCCAATTGAGCGGCCTGCATCATCGCTCCCAGGAAAGACTGAGGCGTACACTGCTGCAATTTAGGGGTACTGGACAGCGCAGTAAAGACCATACGGGTGAACCGTTCCGGCGTAATGACGGAGGGGAGCGCCTTCTTAATTTCCGGTTCCATGGCCTTGATGAGGCCTTTCAGGGACGTATCTTTCTGCTGTATTTCCTGCACCTGACTATTTCTTTTCGTTAATCCGCCTTTAGTGTTCATGGTTATTCATCCTCCTTGTTTTCAACACGATTGAGGTCAAAGATCTTATCTGGGGTGATGCTGCCAATCTCATATCCAAGGAAAGAAGCTAAACGATTAAGTGCATCTTGAGCTTCTGCCTTGCTGTAATATCTCGCCAAAGTGAAACCATGTGGTAGCGTCAGCCCTTGCAAATCGACTTGCACAGAATAAACTGGTGGCTTAGATTGAAACGCCGTTGCCTTTACAAATGCGGATACAATCTGATTTGCATCGCAGAAGCCAGCATTTCCTTTAACGATGATCATGAATTCTCACCTTCCTTTTCTTTGACTTCTTTAATGGAAAACCGGCGGCTTGCTTTGCCAGTTGAAATAAAGCCTTTATCTTTTAATGACTGGTACATGTCCGGGGCTGCCTTCTTGAGTTTCGACAGCTGGCA is a genomic window of Veillonellaceae bacterium containing:
- a CDS encoding recombinase RecT, whose amino-acid sequence is MNTKGGLTKRNSQVQEIQQKDTSLKGLIKAMEPEIKKALPSVITPERFTRMVFTALSSTPKLQQCTPQSFLGAMMQAAQLGLEPNTPIGQAYLIPYGNVCQFQLGYKGLLDLAYRSGEIKDIQAHEVHENDEFEYELGLEPKLKHIPAKNNRGTVTMYYAVWHTKTGGYGFEVMSKDDVLEFAQKKSKSFRKGPWQTDFDAMAKKTVLKQALKYAPIATDFVKAVATDETVKSHITENMEDEPDETLTIDAEAVSSGDTVPQNVDPETGEVIPPNEPTDEELFNA
- a CDS encoding DnaA/Hda family protein — protein: MEAARKSIADVIGDFRRNAKHAKPCPPEPSKPPKDGIICTYCDNSGWIPVERENGTIAMAHCPDCWERRQVARRLKQSGISPKDYERYTLDSFDGNRSPVAREMKAQAVKYLNEHQPGGIGFGLFGKSGMGKTHICIAVCQELTKHFHEPHYYFSYRAEIPKLVKASRSYSTDYDVAMHKWKTCQNLYIDDLFKLSGKVLKGKLVDIDREELKVVFDLINARYLNHLTTLFSSEYLVKDITDIDEALGSRIYEMVYPYAIKVEGKNQRLRDSRHD
- a CDS encoding DUF3310 domain-containing protein, producing the protein MNMRTAEYTNPPSPPKNDEIHHPDHYTWKGTECKKVIEIMTHGLSGAEAYYMGNIIKYLYRYPKKETLVSDLMKAEEYMKFLRGLFTR
- a CDS encoding phage replisome organizer N-terminal domain-containing protein produces the protein MGQMKWFKVASDIFEDTKIKLIKHMPNGRGIVLIWFELLALAGKEFTDGCFSITNDMPISDEMLATAIDEDLPTVRLALNIFEKFGMIEIVNDTIVTIANWEKYQSLDGYEITKKQTAERMRRYRARKKQKLLSTGQKQESETDATLPLRNNASQPLRNALRNVTQIEVEREIEREIEERREENAPTADAKKLFTTYQEKIHPVSGSIEGDRLVSLLDDYGLDLCLKAIDRAVLRKKRSIRYISGILKSWQQDGYDEPEDNSDDGRYVKRSENPSEEINNIPF
- a CDS encoding single-stranded DNA-binding protein produces the protein MNTAIILGRLTRDPDIKVSKSGMTIARFTLAVNRGYKKDQKQEADFISCVAFGKTAEAIGNYVYKGQRLLVEGRIQTGHYTDKNGETRYTTEIAVNRSEFVEKRSESSTQGNYHEGNQNAPAGGFEQMGTVVEDPQWMEQTEIPF